One Solanum lycopersicum chromosome 4, SLM_r2.1 DNA window includes the following coding sequences:
- the LOC138348156 gene encoding uncharacterized protein has protein sequence MPVLVKPCQAVIELQLYLQSVDISTIGVSLPLVVRQHEGFGIFVNADMTKISVGIRSSVEQYNNVKVLLKAIDEQFDTSDKALASTLIMKLSSMRLTSVRNVHEHIIKMRDLAAQLKILEVEMSETFLVHYILNTLPAQYGPFKISYNTHKDKWSINKLMAMCVQEEGRLLLEIGESAFMNTQGKKTNQDNKRSKEKAPLETDINKEAKCRLYRKKKHIRHDCVKFYQWLVKKVTSISLVCYEANMIDVNHNTWWIDCASTIHITNSLQDLKYLRKPVGAKRSIYFGNKIQLDVEAIGHTI, from the exons ATGCCTGTTTTAGTAAAGCCCTGTCAGGCAGTCATTGAACTACAACTGTACCTACAGTCGGTAGATATTTCGACGATTG GAGTTAGTCTTCCACTTGTAGTCCGCCAACATGAAggttttggcatttttgttaATGCTGATATG ACCAAAATATCTGTTGGTATTCGTAGTTCTGTCGAACAGTATAACAATGTCAAGGTATTACTGAAGGCTATTGATGAACAATTCGACACTTCAGATAAGGCACTTGCCAGCaccttaattatgaaattatcatCAATGAGGCTCACTAGTGTGAGAAACGTGCATGAGCACATTATAAAAATGCGAGACTTAGCGGCTCAACtaaaaattcttgaagttgaaatgTCTGAAACTTTTCTTGTGCACTATATCCTTAATACTCTACCTGCACAGTATGGTCCCTTTAAGATCTCTTATAACACACATAAAGATAAATGGTCTATTAATAAACTCATGGCCATGTGTGTTCAAGAGGAAGGTCGACTACTACTAGAAATAGGAGAAAGTGCATTCATGAATACTCAAGGAAAGAAGACCAATCAAGACAACAAGAGGTCTAAAGAAAAGGCACCACTTGAAACAGACATAAACAAGGAAGCCAAGTGTCGCTTGTATAGAAAGAAGAAGCACATAAGGCATGATTGTGTCAAGTTTTACCAATGGCTTGTTAAGAAAGTCACTTCTATCTCTCTTGTTTGTTATGAAGCTAATATGATTGATGTTAATCATAACACGTGGTGGATTGATTGTGCTTCTACAATCCATATTACAAATTCTTTGCAGGATTTAAAATACCTGCGGAAGCCAGTGGGAGCTAAACGAAGCATCTATTTTGGAAACAAGATACAGTTGGATGTGGAAGCCATTGGACATACAATTTAG